In a genomic window of Quercus lobata isolate SW786 chromosome 4, ValleyOak3.0 Primary Assembly, whole genome shotgun sequence:
- the LOC115984407 gene encoding putative receptor-like protein 8 produces MKQSSQQRIELTPIMETFSTTCLELTSCNKYVGEIPPELGMMSTVRAMNLPDNNLTGPIPTTFSNLKQMESLDLSYNNLIGKIPLELTESLEVFSVAHDILSGTTPKRKNQFGTFDESSYEDNPLLCGPTLHDCTKIGPPPTMLVDHDGEGGGSESSKNV; encoded by the coding sequence ATGAAGCAGAGTTCACAACAAAGAATAGAATTGACTCCTATCATGGAGACATTCTCAACCACATGTTTGGAATTGACCTCATGCAACAAGTATGTAGGTGAAATCCCACCTGAACTTGGAATGATGAGCACCGTCCGGGCAATGAACTTACCAGACAACAATCTAACCGGACCAATCCCTACAACATTCTCAAACTTGAAGCAGATGGAGAGTTTGGATCTTTCCTACAACaatttaattggtaaaattCCACTTGAATTGACCGAAAGTCTAGAAGTCTTCAGTGTGGCACATGATATCTTATCAGGTAcaacaccaaaaagaaaaaatcaattcGGGACTTTTGATGAAAGTAGTTATGAGGATAACCCTCTTTTGTGTGGACCTACATTACATGATTGCACCAAAATTGGACCTCCTCCTACAATGCTAGTGGATCATGATGGGGAAGGTGGGGgtagtgaaagttcaaaaaacgtgtaa